The Lynx canadensis isolate LIC74 chromosome D2, mLynCan4.pri.v2, whole genome shotgun sequence DNA segment AGAATGGAGAAAACCTGGCTCCGGAGCCTAGCTCTTACACCCCTTCAAGATGAGGCTTTGCAGAAAAAAGTTGCTGGCCTTAACCTATTCCACCTCTGTCACCAGTAGTACTTACCCGCTTCTTGAGCCCAGTGTGGTACCAGTCATGGGTAGGGAGGGATTATCCATACATTCAGGGAAGTAAGGAGAGTTTGAGCTAGAAGTGACTTCTAAAATCATATGATCTATCCTTCTCTGCTTTAGAGCTCAGAAACCAGAACCCCAAGGGATGACTCACTTCACCTGCTCAGAGTCTCACAAAACAATTGAAAGAAGCAGCAATTTGGGCTGGGAGAGGATATGTCTTTTccctgcagagggagagggagctcAGAGGGAGGTAGCTGTGTTGGTCAAGGGTTGTCACCCTTTGATGGCCAGGGCCCTAGAACCCTAGCAACTAGCAGTAAGGAAATCCTTCAGCGAAGAGATGGGAGCTATTTATACGCGGGGACTTCAGGCTCTGGAGAAGAGTAGGGAGTAGGGAGGGAGGTGGTTCAGTCTGACTTAAGTATCTCGAGACACGCAATCTTTGTGGAAGCCAATCCATAGAACCAACTCTGTTTCCTCTACCACAGTCACACGCCTCTTTTCCAAACAGGGAGGATGCAGAGTGGAGGAAGATTAACTCGGGCCAGGAGGAAACCGGGCAAGGAAGGTGGGGATCTGGCGCTGGGAGCATCTAGAGGCCATGGCCTGCAGGATACAGACTAGGTGGGAGAAAAAGGAGCTGCTTACCTAGGAAACCCCCGGCGGAGTGAGGGCAACTGTTCCTGGAGCCTTGGGTTCCTAGAGCGCAGGCGATGAGATCCAGCCTCGGAAGTGAACACTCCTAGAGTGCAGGGCAGCATCTTGATCACCTACCATACCCTTCGCCTAGCAAATATTAGAGAAGCGGATTGGGTCCCAGATTCATCACACACATCTTGGCTTTCCACCCCTCTCTGCCTGAGTCCTCGCTCTCTTCCCTATCTCATGTCCCTCCCATGCCCTAAACTTTGTGCCCTGGTGTGTCAGGTCATCACCAAGTTCTCAGCTTCCTTTCCTACGGTTTAAACTGTAGGGTGAGGGGTGAGAATCTCTTGCAGGAAGCTGGGTCCCCAGGCAGCATTGCAGGGTACAAAGGCAGGACATATCTCTGGGATCTGCATGGGTTGTGTGTCCTCTGCAGGCAATTTCAGGTGGTTGGCCCTGCCCAGGTGGGTCAAGAGTCCAGCTCAGCATTTCCCTTGCAGCCAGGACTCAAGGCCGCAGCTCCACATCACTGGGGCCACTGCATGTGCTGGGGAAGGTGGTGCTTAAGGACACTGGCCCCCGATCCCCTACTTACTGTGTTATCTGTCCCGGAGGAAAAAGATGTCAACCTGGTCCCTCATGACCTCACTAGGACCTcatgaggaaggagagaaacaaatAACTCTTTGCAGGACACTATGTTGTGATATTGGAAAGTACCTAAGACTCTGGTGGCATATATGAGGGAGTGATTGCCCCCACTTGGGTGGTTCAGGAAAGAAGCTTGGCCTTGAAGGAGGAGCAAGAGTTCACCAGAAAGACAGGGTGGAAGGTCATTCCATTCCTTACCACCAGGAGGGTGAGTGCAGAGACGTGGAGGTTACAATGGCAAAGCACTATTAAGACTGGCTTCCCTTTTGTCATTCAGGTATTAACTTAAATGTAATCTCAACTTGGCTTGCTCTGATCATCTACTCCAAAAAAACCCACTCCCTTCagcatttggttttatttccttttaaagaatttatctactatttttccatttacttgtttGTTGTCTAACTCCGTCCCCCCCATGCACACTCTTTAAAATAAACtccacaaatataaaattaaattaaattaaattaaaaactccaCAGGCCTGcagacattgtattttttttttcaccatccCCAGCATTCAGAACAGTGCAAGTGAACATATAttaacaggtgctcagtaaatactgttggatggatggatggatggatggatggatggatggatcagtGGTTCCAGGCTACAGGTAGGAACGTGTTAGGAAGTGAGAATTCCCTCCCCAGCCTTTACCCTAAGCAACTTATGGGAATGTAACAGCTTCAGAAAAGAGGGCTCCCTAGGAAGGGGGTTGGGGGCGTCCCGGCGGCTacaggggtggtgggaggagtTGACCTAGCTCCAGGGAGGCGTAGGAGAGAAGGGAACTGGCGGCAAGGAGGTGAGGGACCGCCAAACTGGTGCACTATAACTCATGCTCAGGGTTTTTCTGCCTCGGAagaggtgaagggagggaggtTCTTCGCCCCTAGGCGCCGCCTTTCCAGCCTCCCGCTAGGCCTCTTTGGACTTGTCCAAGCCTCATCCTGGGCGGTCAGCGGGTTTTGGAGGATTcccttgcctgcctgcctccctcttttccctcctttcctcccctcctttttcttcctccaccaGGTCTCTGCAGATTCCCCAACCCGGCGGCCCCGCAGCAGCCAagcagcccccgccccctcctgtaAGGGCGAAATTGCTAAACTTGTAGCAATAATGACCCTGCATTCAGGCCGCCGACTCCCGCTGAACGTCTCCGCGCCGCGGCCGGCCGGCCTAATCAGTGCGCCCCTCCCTGCTGCCCGCCCAGCCCCCGTCCCCCCTTGCCGCTCCCTCCCCCAGCGCACAAAAAGTGGGGAACAAAACCCCCGCGCATTTCTCCGTCCCTCTGTTGAGCAGACTGCTACACAAAGCCCCCGCTCTGAGAAGCAATGGGGAGCTCGGGGGGGACGTCAATCCCGACGCGCTGGGGTTTTTGTTCGCGCAGGGGACTTCGCCTTCCTACCACACCTTTTGTTCGGGACTCCAATAAAAAGCCATTCTTTCCGCACCTTCCCGGCCCGGAGCCGTCTTTCAGCGAGGCCCGGCCCCACAATGGCGCGGCGCTCTGAGGCCTCCCCATTCACCCGCCTTGGCACGCTCACAATCGGCCGTGTGGCAGCACAGACCTCGCACAGGCATTCTCCGCAAGTGACAAGGAGCCGCATAAAGCCGCGGCCGccgggggagaagggagggcggCCGAGGGGGAGAACTCGGCCGCGGCGGGGCGCAGCGCCCCTGGGCGCGCTAGAGGCCCCGGCGGCGGCCGCTGAAGGAACCGCCTTCCCGCCGCCTACAGCTGGGCCGGGGGGCGAGGTTTCCTTTTCCCTGGCGACCTTCGAGGTGGGGCAGAGTCTAAGTCTTGGTCTAACGCAGGCCCAAACACTAGCCCAAGCATCTGGGTAAAAGTTGTGGGGATTACAAAGCCGGGACCTCAAAAGGCCCTGAGTCTCCGACCTGTCCTCccacaagagaaaagagaaattaatgaacAAAACCAAGAGGACACAGACTTGCAGCCCAGGGGCTGGCCCAGGAGAGGCCAGGCCTGCGATCGCCCAGGAAAGATTGCTTTCCCTTATGCACCTTTTCATTGCCTATCCTTCTCCCCCCGTTTAAAGGATCCCTCTCCACTTTGGGGAGCGAAACAAAGTCTGCAACCAACGGTTTGGAAATATTGCACCTTGTTTATTGACTCCTGTAGTGTATGGCAGCGGGTGTGTACACGGCGTGTGGATATAGTTATAGATATATTATATGTGCTGaatacagaatatgaaacagaaaggaaacctGGTAACACCTCCGGTGGGCCACCAGCTCCCGGATTTGTTCAGACCCCCTAATGTTTGATCATGCCTCGCTTGTTTATCTCGCAGAGTTCTACCCCCTGACAATCCGGAGATCCAGGCCGAGGTATCTGCTGCGGAGGGCAGGCGGTTGGGAAAAGGAAAACTGACTGTGGTGTGGCGCTCCGGGCCGcaaaaggggcagaggggtgggtaAGGCTTGGGGATTTCTCAAGCCACGAcacccatttttctctccttcatgccttttttttttttttttctttttgtccttgggTTTTCTGCCGACATTTCGCGGAAGCCGCGGGAAGGCCAAGGGGAAAGAAGGCCTTCTTGGTTTGGGAGAACCAAACGGCAGCCAGAGTCCCAGCCTCTCGCACTCACTTCGGGGCCAGAGTCGGGGCCATTGTCCACCCCGGCACCCAGCCGGAGTTTCTGCCTCAGAGACAGTCTCCGCGACCGGTCTCGGGCATCCTCCTCGCCCCTCATCCCCCTTCCTCAGGCTTCGCGCGAGCTGTGCTCCGGAGCCCTGGGGATCGAGAcgtgtcttttgttgttgttgttttgtgtggcttttttttttttttaacaaggggaCCTGGCCCTAAGGTCCAACCTTTCTCGCGCTTCAGTCCCGCGGTGCCAGGCTGCAGTGGGGCGACTGCCGCGTGACCAGCCGCGTGCCTACCAGGCCCGGATGCCCTGCAAGGTGCCCTGCGCGCAAGCAGCCCCGGTCGCCGCACCCTGGTGCAACGGCTGcgcgccgccgccaccgccaAAGCCGCCTAGGTTGCTCACGTTCACAAAGGGGCCGCCTCCGGCAGCGCTGCAGGCGGGCTGCATGGCCGCGGCCGCCGCGgaggccccgccgccgccgccgccgccgccgccgccgcctgccgGGTACGCACAGCCGTAGCTGCCGCTGTAGGccgccgcggcggcggcggcggcagcggcggcggcggcggcggcggccgagtTCCCATAGCCATAGGCGGGGAAGCTGTTGTAGGAGTAGGCGCCCGCACCCACGCTGTAGGGCGCGCCGTAGGCTTGCGCGCCCGGCGTGACGCACGGCTTGCCGTCCCGCACCAGCACAGGCACTGCCACGCGGCGCGGTGGCGGCGGGGGTGCGTGCGCGCCCAGCTCCAGAGACTTGTCCTGCCGCTGTCTCTTGCACTTGTACCTGCGGTTCTGGAACCAGATTTTCACCTGCGTGGACGTGAGCTTCAAGCTGCTGGCGAGGTGCTCGCGCTCGGGCGCCGACAAGTACCTCTGCTGCTTGAACCTGCGTTCCAGCTCGAAGACCTGGGCTTGCGAGAAGAGGACCCGGGGCTTCCGGCGGCTGCGTGGCTTGGGTCTCTCGCTCTCCTCCGCCGCCTTACAATCCCCGGCCGCCTCCAGAGGCTTCTTCAGCTGGCAGCTTTCTGCGGAAGAAGCAAAACAAGAGCGTCCCTTAGCAGTTCCCAGCCTAATCGCGGTTCCTATCCCAGCGCACTGTGGCCCTTTGGGCGGCAGCGTGGAGCATGCGGTAGTAAATGCCTGGACTTTCTGGAAAGTTTGTGGTTGCTGGCGCCATGGGACCCCGCGACATCCCAGGCACCCTCAGAACGCCCTTAGAGGGTGGAGGCACGTTCCATGGGGAGGGGTAGTTCGCCTTTATTTAGAACTTGAGCATCAGCGAGAAAGAGATTACTCTGTATTAAATGTGCGGCTCGGCGTGCTAATGACTGTTTTCAGGATGAAAGCTTGCAACTATATCATAACTATAGAGTATTTGCAAGCTTGTTAGCCTTCCACTATGTTAAGGATAGTCAAAGGTGTGAAGCATGTTGGTATTTGGGGGCTGGTGTGAGTTGCGTGAAAAATCTTTGTTAGAAAATGCTTGAGTGTAACGCTCCTGTATTGcctaggaactttttttttttttttttgcttttaaaagacaACATGCCCCCGGCTAAATGCGTGACGATGAGTGTGTTacctttgagagaaaaaaagaaatttgattaaCTGATTTAGACCGTATTATGTGGATTTTAGGCCCAGGGGAACTGTCAGGAGTATAGGCCTTGGCTGCTGCCACATCAGACCTCCTCTTGGGAAAGACATTCTTTGATTCTCTCCCCTCAGAAGCAAACACTTCCTTGGAAGCTGTATTCAGTTATCCTGTCTTCCCTACCCAATTCACCTCCCATCCTATGTGAGCAGCTGGGATCTAGGACTACGTTCGGCGCGTTTTTCACTCAGCCTGCAGCCCCACAGCCTGGGACACAAAGCATAACATTATGAATTTTCAAAAAACTCCCCCGTGTGAACATACTGCACACGGGAATGGACTGGGTTCCCACGCTCTCGCCCGGactgtcccttccctctctgcccggTGCCTTGGGGTCCAGGACACTGAACTCCAAGCAGAGAAGTGAGGAAATCACTTGGCTGGTCTCTACCAAAGTTCCTGCGCCCTGCCAACACAACCTGCTTGGATCATCTTTTTTGGAGAAGAGGGGACCTCTGTCCCGGCCTCAAAGAACTCGTCTCACGCTagggggaaaagaggaagagctGTCTCTCTAGCTGCTGGATCCTGACTACTGAACCCGTGTTTGCTTATCGGCCTCAGGGCAGCAAttactttcccttccttcccttgggGGCTTGCATCGCCTCTCCTCTCCGGGAGGCGGGAGGCGTAGTTGTCGGGGTCACCTCGTCCTTCTCCCTCTGACCCGGCTCGCTCGCAGGCACCTGCGCTTTGCGGAGCTGTCGTTGACCAGGGCGAggcatgaccccagccaaaggtTAAAGGGCGGGAAGCACTGCTGACAAGGTTTGTGGGCTGTTTGCGGGCGCTCCGCCATTGCTCCAGATGTGCGGgggcttttctttccccctctacTCACTTTGGCTCCGGTCCCTCACGACCTCGGGCTCCTCTTCATGTTCCTTAGGCCCGCTACACGAGTCTCGCAGGACTGTGTGGACGTAGCTCTGGGGACAGAGCCCCGAGCCCCCGTGGCCATCGGCTGTGGCTAGTGAGTTCAAATAGGATAGTTTGTCGCCCTCTTCTTCCTCGTCTTCTTCCCCTCCGTCAGAAAATTGAGTCCCCTCGGTGGCGGCCAGCATGCACGGTGCGGAGTGGAAGTGGTGCTCCAAGTCCGCCTGCAAGTGCGCGCCGTGGAagtgctgttgctgctgctgctccagATTCAAAATGTCTTTGACTGAGAAAGGGGTGGAGGTGACCGGGCTTGGTAACATCATCAGGGCCACTTAATTGTCCAGTCCAAATACTCAATAAATCCCGGCGGGGGCGGGGAAGTAGTGCAGCGGCTCCAGCTCTCCTTCTGGACTCTGCCGCTGCTGCCGAGTCGGGTTTTTGACAGACGCGGTCCCGCTCCAGTCTAAATCGCCTCCATTGGCCCGGACCTGGGGGTCTGGGTTTTGTTACAGCCACTGCAGGGACTGGAGCCGGGGCTGCGAAGCCTGTGTCCGGGGGTCGTGCGTCACGTCGGGGGCGGGGCTCTCGCCTCGGCCTCCCTCCGCATTGGCTCCGGCTCATGTGGGCCACGCCCCCCGCATCCACTGTGTGGGGTGCTGTGGCGCTACCAGAAATAAAGGACTAGTATAGAGTCGTGAAGTCCAAGTCGTTGTGGGTAAGGCTGCAATGCCCCGGGTGCCCGAACTACCGATTCCCGCCCCGCCTGGCTGTACCTTCCCGGCCGGGGCCAGTTCCGGGAGGCTTCCTGTCCATGAGCCAACTGCCAGGAAGAATGGCCCAGGAGCGTGGCTTTTCCCAGCTGCTATGGGGCAAGAAAACTTCCTGGCCCATAAATACCGGCCACAGGATTCCCAAGAAGACGGATTGTTTTGTATATCTATGGATGGGCAACTTGTCTGTTCCCGACTTGTTGACTTTGCTTAAGCTGTTCCCTCCACTTGGAACGTCTTCCTTGCCCTTGTTTCCATGAATGGAAAGCTGTTCTCCAAGGCTCTGCTCAAATACTACCTCTCCGAGGAAGCGCTCCCTGATCGCCTAGCCGGAAGTCATCCCTCCCGCATCTGAACTCGCAGCGCGTGTTAGTAAAGGACGTTCGTGTCACTTACCACTTCTCACCCAGTAGTATATATTGCCGGCCTGGTAGCCCTGGGTAAACTATGAGCCCCCGAAGGAAAGGTCTCCGTTGTATTTGCCCTTGTAGCCCTTGCAGCTGCCGCGCGAAGCAGGTATGTGAGAGACAGGAGGATGGAATTGTTAGTAAACTTGGTTGTCTGACCGCTCTTGGTTCCAATCCTGACGTAGTCAGTGGCCTTGGGCGTTTCTAAGCCTCAGTGTCTTTGCCTACAAAGAGGAGGTAGTAATACTTATTCAGAGGTTGTTGCCAGGGATAAAAGACAAAACATGCCAGGAGTTTAGTGCAGGGCCCCACAAATATTAAGTGCTCGGTACACCTCAACTACCACTATTCTGCATCAGAGATCAAGCAGTGTTTGTTGACTGCATTGGTGATGGCGTGGCTGGATTGCtgcacacactgggtggcttctTACGATCTTGAGAGCAGTATCTGTGACCCAGCCATGGAGGCCTTCTTTTCTGCATATTCAAACCGGGAACTTGGATCTAGGGCCTTACCCTCGGAGGCGGCTTTCTAATTTCTCCAACCCATACGCCTTCTGGCGCCCTCGTGTGGCCCTGGTTGTTTTCTGGGCGAATCTGTGGGGTCCCCTGAAGGTCTGGAAACTCCGCGCCGGTGGGGATCATCTTCTGCACAATAGGCGCTCGCCAGCCACCACGCCTCGCCCAGTGAGGAGCAGCGGGAGCTACTGTGAGGCCCACAGAAAGACCTGGCTCAGCACTGGccttggaaaaaagagagaccGGTTCCAGCCCAACCGAGGTGCCCCATATCCGGCCCTGGCCGccccaagcatttttttttttcctctgccaaAATGGTGGGAGACCGGTCTCAGCTGGAAGGGGCGGGTGGAAGGTGCAGGGACTGTGGACAACGCCCCCGGGCGCGGCACACACGGCTAGAGTTGGGGCGAGCCGTGGAGAGCTGTCCTGCGGGTCCCGCTGCGTTGGGAGTTGTGGGTGCCCAAGGCCAAGAAGAGAAAggcgggaggggagagaggcgggGCTGTTCAGCAGCCAGCGGAAATGGTGCGGGGAGTCAGCCCCTGGGGCCGCCCGGAGAGCTGGGATGCGGCGCGGGCCACGTGCACCCGGGAGTACTTAGGGTGGCGGCGGCCCGCGGGTCGTGGGGGAGACCCTCTGTGGGAAGAGCCTTGCCGGTGCCTCTCTTCTCAGAATTGAGACTATTGACGTCCCAGGCGGGGCCGGCTTCTCCAAACCAggccaggggctgcagggagaaGAATGCACCTGGTATTGCTGCGGATCGCAACCGCTCGGGCGCAAAGAtcaagagagagaggtgggggtgagTGCGCGGcactgtggggtgggggtcctTGAGGGTGTGCGTCGCGTTGGCAGTCAAGCCTAAAAGAAGGAAGCTGCGCTCCAGCCCCACTCCTCCACTCCCATTCCCCGGAGCTAGACCATCTCCGACAACATTTCTGGTTCCCAAATTTTTCCGCCTCTTTGAgcgttggttttgttttgtttgagtgATTTTgagtcaggaaaagaaagaaaaaagaaagaaagaaagaaagaaagaaagaaagaaagaaagaaagagaagaaagctacCCGTCGCATTTCTCCTTCCTACCTTCTCTTGCTTCTCTGCAGCACTTCGTTCTTAAGCCTTCCCTAAGTCCATTCCTAAGAACCCCCATCTTAGAACCCATGGCCGGGGGTGCTGGGAACAAGTCCATACTCCCGCTGCTGCTGCCCGGAGGCCACCCGGTTGCCCCCTCACTGAGCACGAAGAAGGCTGTCTCCTCCCCACTTGCAGGCCCACGCGGTCGGCTCTCCCCCAAAGCCACTGCCACCCCTTTCCGGCCAGGTGCCCTTGTGCTAGGCCTGAGTGGTTCTCTCCTGCAGCTTCTGACTGCTTTGTTCCTGTCCCGGCCGCCCAGGGACATAGTTCAGTTCTGCCCGGCTGGAGGTGGGTGAGGATCCAGAGCGTGGGCAGCCCAGGGGAAGGGGCCTAGCGAGTGGTTTCGGTGCCCtgtcccccctttctcttttcctctctaatCCGGCTCAGGGCTGATCTAGCTGGCGGGAGGAAGACTTCTACCCGCTACTTAGAGCTGGTTTTGgccttaaccccccccccccccccccccccgcttgcatTTAGGACGTTTCCAGCTCTGCTCTCCTGGTTGTTCAGGCTCCCTTTGGTCGGTCTGGTTCCCCTGCAGCTGAGCTACATACCAGGGATCCCCACCAGGCCAATCCCGTCTAGGCAGCCTGCCTTTCCTGCGCTCGCAGCCTGGGCGACCGTGAGCATGTGAGCCGCCCGCTTCGAGCTGGTGTCCTGGAAGAAAACGCCAGGGCAGTAGTTACACTAAGTTACATTACCGCAGCGGTGGGTTCTTGGGAGTTACTTATCAGAATGTGGAATCTGGGTCCAACGCGGGTATTTAGTTACGATCGCATTCTGGGGCATTTGCGTTCTCTGGTCTGAAAAGAGGATCTTTGAAATCCTGGAGTTGTGCTCCAGTAATAATAGGTTTTCGTTCCAGTCAGTTTAGCTAATTACTGTCAGATAAAGTAAATATAGCTGCAACCAAGGACACATTTGATGTTGTTTTAATCGAGTGTGTCTGCCTACTTACCCTCGGCTTTTGTCACAttacacatttttgaaaatctccCTCCTCCCATATATGATCAAAGATCATAGTAAAATGATGGCAAATCCAATGAAAGGGAAGGGCTGTATAGACGCATAAGCGATGTATAATATTATTCGTTTTCTGGAGAAAAGCCATATGCTAGCCATCCcaataaatatattatcaaattaaaatgtgaTGATTCTTTGAAACTGTGAAGTGTTCCCATAAGTTACTATTCTCTACACAAAAATTGCTTAATTAATATACATAGAAATACAGGCAGATAACCAATCATTTTGATTATATATGCCACTGCTTATGTTATTTCCTTTCAGCGATTCAAATAACCATTTAATGTAACCACAGTCacaaaaaagtttaaagttaTCACGGCTTTCTACTCTAAATGTAGCCCCACAGTCAGAAGCTCTATTAAAGCATGAGAAACAATCCCATGATGTACACAGCTAGTCAAAACTATATAACATTTCAggtaggtttttttaaatttactgtttcattttttactgctttcccagaaatttcattttccttgacttatgaaagaaagaaggaaagaaagaaagaaagaaagaaagagaagaaaggcatttcttcttttcctgtagCACTAAATATAttcctgttattttgttttcGTTGTTGATGGTGGCATGTAAGTATgtgttttggtttgatttttagTTGAAGGATGTTAGAAAgctatccttttctttctttttttgagcaaTCTAGAGGCACTCGTGTTTTGTGAGAAGAGTAAAtactttttccacttttaaagaAATGCCACCTACATAGGTGAGTCCCAGAAAGCATTAAACTGATCTAATCCCTTGAGAGGAATTTTCCCCAAGTTTCTGTAATTGtgtaagattttaaaatggagttttgaggattttagttttttttttcctcatgtgttTGTATAAATGCCAGATTTCCCCAGATTGTGTTTGGAATGGAGTTTTCTAAGCAACCCACCACTTCCCTTCCCTGGGAGAAAATCAGTCCAAGTTCAATAACCCAAGTAGTTCTTCGTAAATTGCAGGCCCTTACTGAGGATGTGAGTTTCGATTTCTCAGGGAGAGGACCTTCCACATCTATCTTATGTGTATCTGCTCC contains these protein-coding regions:
- the NKX2-3 gene encoding homeobox protein Nkx-2.3 produces the protein MMLPSPVTSTPFSVKDILNLEQQQQQHFHGAHLQADLEHHFHSAPCMLAATEGTQFSDGGEEDEEEEGDKLSYLNSLATADGHGGSGLCPQSYVHTVLRDSCSGPKEHEEEPEVVRDRSQKSCQLKKPLEAAGDCKAAEESERPKPRSRRKPRVLFSQAQVFELERRFKQQRYLSAPEREHLASSLKLTSTQVKIWFQNRRYKCKRQRQDKSLELGAHAPPPPPRRVAVPVLVRDGKPCVTPGAQAYGAPYSVGAGAYSYNSFPAYGYGNSAAAAAAAAAAAAAAAAYSGSYGCAYPAGGGGGGGGGGGASAAAAAMQPACSAAGGGPFVNVSNLGGFGGGGGAQPLHQGAATGAACAQGTLQGIRAW